One Gemmatimonadota bacterium genomic region harbors:
- a CDS encoding biotin/lipoyl-binding protein: protein MRYTVTVGGRTFEIELLADRVTVDGESVALDLASVAGTALHHLLLSGRSLLFLAQRGGAKGEWTLHLAGQRLEAEVVDERSRAIRALAGQARATAGPKPVRASMPGLVMKVEVQPGQMVEPGQGVVIVEAMKMENELKAEAGGVVTRVLVRPGQAVEKGAVLVEFESVPGRSTPGRASRKRVS, encoded by the coding sequence ATGCGCTACACCGTAACCGTCGGGGGACGGACGTTCGAGATTGAGCTATTGGCTGACCGCGTGACCGTGGACGGTGAGTCGGTCGCCCTCGATCTCGCGTCCGTGGCCGGCACGGCGCTTCACCATCTACTGTTGTCTGGCCGCTCGCTCCTCTTTCTTGCCCAGCGGGGCGGGGCGAAGGGCGAGTGGACGCTTCACCTGGCGGGGCAACGGCTGGAGGCCGAGGTAGTGGACGAGCGCAGCCGGGCGATCCGAGCGCTGGCGGGACAGGCACGCGCAACAGCCGGCCCGAAGCCGGTCCGCGCCTCGATGCCGGGGCTGGTCATGAAGGTGGAAGTCCAGCCTGGTCAGATGGTGGAGCCCGGCCAGGGCGTGGTGATCGTCGAGGCCATGAAGATGGAGAATGAACTCAAGGCCGAGGCCGGCGGCGTCGTCACTCGGGTGCTCGTGCGACCGGGGCAAGCGGTGGAGAAGGGCGCTGTACTGGTCGAATTCGAGTCCGTTCCGGGGCGGAGCACGCCAGGCCGCGCCTCGCGGAAGCGTGTGTCTTGA
- a CDS encoding acetyl-CoA carboxylase biotin carboxylase subunit: MFTKLLVANRGEIALRIIRACRELGVQPVAVYSEADRLSPHVLEADEAYLIGPAPSAESYLRTERLLEVALRCGAEAVHPGYGFLAERAEFAAAVEAAGLVFIGPSASSVAAMGDKTEARRRMIAAGVPVVPGGVEPLETAAAAAAAALELGYPVLLKAVAGGGGKGMRVVHGPAELPRALAAARREAVSAFGDAAVYLEKLLEFPRHIEIQVLADAQGHTVHLGERECSIQRRHQKLIEEAPSPVLSPELRQRMGQAAIAAAEAVGYRNAGTVEFLVQEGAFYFLEMNTRIQVEHPVTELVTGVDLVQWQLRIAAGERIPFRQQDIEWAGHAIECRITSEDPLQGFLPSTGRIELLQLPAGPGVRWDGGITQAYEVSLYYDPLLGKLVVHAPTRALAIERMRRALAELRIVGVETSTPFHRRVMEEPDFRAGNMDIRYLERHPGVLARPTQEDVLRAGALAAALLEEQQRERRGLQRMAREGPAGDWRERGWRQAADEGGWAP, translated from the coding sequence GTGTTCACCAAGCTGCTGGTCGCAAACCGCGGCGAGATCGCGTTGCGCATCATCCGCGCTTGCCGTGAGCTGGGTGTCCAGCCTGTGGCCGTTTACTCGGAGGCGGATCGGCTCTCGCCCCACGTGCTCGAAGCCGATGAAGCCTATCTGATCGGCCCCGCCCCGTCGGCCGAGAGCTACCTGCGAACGGAGCGGCTCCTCGAGGTGGCCCTCCGTTGCGGGGCAGAGGCGGTACACCCGGGGTACGGCTTCCTGGCCGAACGCGCCGAGTTTGCCGCGGCCGTCGAGGCTGCCGGCCTGGTGTTCATCGGTCCCTCCGCATCCTCCGTCGCGGCCATGGGAGACAAGACGGAAGCGCGACGCCGCATGATTGCGGCTGGGGTGCCGGTCGTACCGGGGGGAGTGGAGCCGCTGGAGACCGCGGCGGCGGCGGCCGCTGCGGCTCTCGAGCTGGGTTACCCCGTGCTGCTTAAGGCGGTGGCGGGCGGCGGGGGGAAAGGGATGCGCGTGGTGCACGGGCCGGCGGAGCTGCCTCGCGCCTTGGCCGCAGCGCGGCGCGAGGCGGTCTCCGCCTTCGGCGATGCAGCCGTCTACCTGGAGAAGCTGCTCGAATTCCCGCGGCACATCGAGATCCAGGTGCTGGCCGATGCGCAAGGCCACACGGTGCACCTGGGCGAGCGGGAATGCTCGATCCAGCGGCGCCATCAAAAGCTGATCGAGGAGGCCCCGTCCCCCGTCCTTTCTCCTGAGCTGCGCCAGCGTATGGGGCAGGCCGCCATCGCGGCCGCCGAAGCCGTGGGCTACCGCAATGCCGGCACCGTCGAGTTTCTGGTGCAGGAGGGCGCCTTCTACTTCCTGGAAATGAACACGCGCATCCAGGTCGAGCACCCGGTGACCGAGCTGGTGACAGGGGTCGACCTGGTGCAGTGGCAGCTCCGGATCGCGGCAGGCGAGAGGATCCCGTTCCGGCAGCAGGACATCGAGTGGGCCGGCCACGCGATCGAGTGTCGTATCACGAGCGAAGATCCGCTGCAGGGCTTCCTGCCCTCCACCGGACGCATCGAGCTGCTCCAGTTGCCCGCCGGGCCGGGCGTGCGCTGGGACGGCGGGATCACGCAGGCGTATGAGGTCTCGCTCTACTACGACCCGCTGTTGGGGAAGCTGGTCGTGCATGCGCCAACGCGGGCCCTGGCCATTGAGCGCATGCGCCGCGCGCTCGCCGAACTGCGCATTGTCGGCGTCGAGACGAGCACGCCGTTCCACCGCCGGGTCATGGAGGAACCGGACTTCCGCGCCGGAAACATGGATATCCGCTACCTGGAAAGGCACCCCGGGGTGCTCGCCCGGCCCACTCAGGAGGACGTGCTCCGCGCAGGTGCCCTGGCCGCCGCGCTCCTGGAAGAGCAGCAGCGCGAGCGGCGTGGCCTGCAGCGCATGGCACGGGAGGGCCCGGCAGGTGATTGGCGCGAGCGGGGCTGGCGTCAGGCCGCCGACGAGGGCGGATGGGCGCCTTGA